In one Haloplanus salinus genomic region, the following are encoded:
- a CDS encoding NOB1 family endonuclease, which translates to MHVLDSSAFIHEYHTSEQMASVPAVAEELDGESAYRFDAMEGAGMHIHIPADNTVETIERAAVETGDGEELSDTDVRLIAAAFELDGTLVTDDYAMQNVAEHLGVVVEAIARDGITEQRDWRFQCQGCGREFDDHRDRCPICGSDLSRKNPA; encoded by the coding sequence ATGCACGTTCTCGACTCTTCTGCATTCATTCACGAGTATCACACGTCCGAGCAGATGGCGTCCGTCCCCGCCGTGGCGGAGGAACTCGACGGCGAGAGCGCCTACCGCTTCGACGCGATGGAGGGGGCCGGTATGCACATCCACATCCCCGCCGACAACACGGTCGAGACCATCGAACGGGCGGCCGTCGAGACGGGTGACGGCGAGGAACTCTCCGACACCGACGTGCGCCTGATCGCCGCCGCGTTCGAACTCGACGGGACGCTCGTCACCGACGACTACGCGATGCAGAACGTCGCGGAACATCTGGGCGTCGTCGTCGAGGCCATCGCGCGCGACGGCATCACCGAACAGCGCGACTGGCGCTTCCAGTGTCAGGGCTGTGGCCGCGAGTTCGACGACCACCGCGACCGCTGTCCCATCTGCGGGAGCGACCTGTCGCGGAAGAATCCGGCTTAG
- a CDS encoding LLM class flavin-dependent oxidoreductase: protein MSRGVVLPRREVEATRRFAVRCEDLGYDACWTGELWGRDAFVTLTAVADAVSRIDLGTAIVNVFSRSAATLAAAAATLTEVAPAGVRLGIGPSTKKAIEDLHGRDYDRPVRRLHETAELIAAFTAGEGRVDYDGETVSVADFPALAADVPVYTAALGPAARRATGRVADGWLPHNIPFPELSSAFETVAETAREAGRNPDEVTVAPYVPAAVAADPSEARAAVRGHLAYYVGSGEGYRRAVATAFPDEAARIAEAWAAGERDAAREAVTGEMVDALGVAGTPETARERFAAVSSLDVVDHPIVVVPDGVDEATTERTVEALAP, encoded by the coding sequence ATGTCACGAGGAGTCGTGTTACCACGCCGCGAGGTCGAAGCCACTCGACGGTTCGCCGTCCGGTGTGAGGACCTCGGCTACGACGCCTGCTGGACCGGCGAACTCTGGGGGCGGGACGCCTTCGTCACCCTCACCGCCGTCGCCGACGCCGTCTCCCGGATCGACCTCGGGACGGCCATCGTCAACGTCTTCTCGCGGTCGGCGGCGACGCTCGCGGCCGCGGCGGCGACGCTCACGGAGGTCGCACCCGCGGGCGTCCGCCTCGGCATCGGGCCGAGCACGAAAAAGGCCATCGAGGACCTGCACGGTCGTGATTACGACCGCCCCGTCCGTCGCCTCCACGAGACGGCGGAACTGATCGCCGCGTTCACCGCGGGCGAGGGGCGCGTCGACTACGACGGCGAGACCGTCTCGGTCGCCGATTTCCCCGCGCTGGCGGCCGACGTGCCCGTCTACACGGCGGCGCTCGGCCCCGCCGCCAGACGCGCGACGGGGCGGGTCGCGGACGGGTGGCTCCCGCACAACATCCCCTTCCCCGAACTGTCGAGCGCGTTCGAGACGGTCGCCGAGACGGCCCGCGAGGCCGGGCGGAATCCGGACGAGGTCACCGTCGCGCCCTACGTCCCCGCGGCCGTCGCGGCGGACCCGAGCGAGGCGCGGGCGGCGGTCCGCGGCCATCTCGCCTACTACGTCGGGAGCGGCGAGGGGTATCGCCGCGCCGTCGCGACGGCGTTTCCCGACGAGGCGGCACGGATCGCCGAGGCGTGGGCGGCCGGGGAGCGCGACGCCGCGCGCGAGGCGGTCACCGGCGAGATGGTCGACGCCCTCGGCGTCGCGGGGACGCCCGAGACGGCGCGCGAGCGGTTCGCGGCAGTCTCGTCGCTCGACGTGGTCGATCACCCCATCGTGGTCGTCCCGGACGGGGTGGACGAGGCGACGACCGAGCGGACCGTGGAGGCGCTGGCTCCCTAA
- a CDS encoding zinc-dependent alcohol dehydrogenase family protein has protein sequence MRAATFHGPGDIRIEDRPRPEIEAPTDAVVRVTHTAVCGSDLWFYRGESDRELGSPVGHEPMGIVEAVGDDVRSVEPGDRVLAPFRISCGYCEFCRKGLHTSCVNGDGWGGENGGGQGEYVRSPHADGTLVRVPDRHADDEDTLRALLPLTDVMGTGHHAAVSAGVDAGSTCVVVGDGAVGLCAVLAARRLGAERIVAVGHHEDRLAVAERFGATETVAKRGDAAVERVQELTYGGATHVAECVGAASSMNAAIAMARPGGTVGYVGVPHGVDDLDLYGMFGDNVALRGGVAPVRAYAEELMPDVLGGTLDPSPVFTHTVDLDGVPEGYRLMDEREAIKVLVKP, from the coding sequence ATGCGCGCAGCCACCTTTCACGGCCCCGGCGATATCCGCATCGAGGACCGACCGCGCCCGGAAATCGAGGCGCCGACGGACGCCGTCGTCCGCGTCACCCACACCGCCGTTTGTGGCTCCGACCTGTGGTTCTACCGCGGCGAGAGCGACCGCGAACTCGGGAGTCCCGTCGGCCACGAACCCATGGGCATCGTCGAGGCAGTCGGCGACGACGTGCGGTCGGTCGAGCCCGGTGATCGGGTGCTCGCCCCCTTCCGGATCAGCTGTGGCTACTGCGAGTTCTGTCGGAAGGGCCTCCACACCTCCTGTGTGAACGGCGACGGATGGGGCGGCGAAAACGGCGGCGGGCAGGGCGAGTACGTCCGCTCGCCCCACGCCGACGGCACGCTCGTCCGGGTGCCGGACCGCCACGCCGACGACGAGGACACCTTGCGTGCACTCTTACCGCTGACGGACGTCATGGGGACCGGTCACCACGCGGCCGTCAGCGCGGGCGTCGACGCCGGATCGACCTGCGTCGTCGTCGGCGACGGTGCCGTCGGCCTGTGTGCCGTCCTCGCCGCCCGGCGACTGGGCGCCGAACGCATCGTCGCCGTCGGCCACCACGAGGACCGCCTCGCCGTCGCCGAGAGGTTCGGGGCGACGGAGACGGTCGCCAAACGGGGCGACGCGGCGGTCGAGCGGGTGCAGGAGCTAACGTACGGCGGCGCGACCCACGTCGCCGAGTGCGTGGGCGCGGCGTCGTCGATGAACGCCGCCATCGCGATGGCCCGCCCCGGCGGCACCGTCGGCTACGTCGGCGTCCCCCACGGTGTCGACGACCTGGACCTCTACGGGATGTTCGGCGACAACGTGGCCCTGCGGGGCGGCGTCGCCCCCGTCCGCGCGTACGCCGAGGAGTTGATGCCCGACGTGCTCGGTGGCACCCTCGACCCCTCGCCGGTCTTCACCCACACCGTCGACTTGGACGGCGTGCCCGAGGGCTACCGCCTGATGGACGAGCGCGAGGCGATCAAGGTGCTGGTGAAGCCGTAG
- a CDS encoding PRC-barrel domain-containing protein yields the protein MSDVLAENLSGKAVMGSDGTELGMLYNITMNLKTGSLNDLLVSPNEEFPAADSGFDVDDQGRIHVPVSHVQAVKDYIVIDR from the coding sequence ATGTCCGACGTACTCGCCGAAAACCTCTCCGGAAAGGCCGTCATGGGCTCGGACGGCACGGAACTCGGCATGCTGTACAACATCACGATGAACCTGAAGACGGGGTCGCTGAACGACCTGCTCGTCTCCCCCAACGAGGAGTTTCCGGCGGCCGACTCCGGGTTCGACGTGGACGACCAGGGCCGGATCCACGTCCCCGTCTCCCACGTGCAGGCCGTGAAAGACTACATCGTCATCGACCGGTAG